One region of Glycine max cultivar Williams 82 chromosome 9, Glycine_max_v4.0, whole genome shotgun sequence genomic DNA includes:
- the LOC100776106 gene encoding indole-3-pyruvate monooxygenase YUCCA2 → MDYLKELEGKSVHDCYHHHQQQQIKMSKMASPIFVPGPVIVGAGPSGLAAAACLKQKGIIPSLILERAQCLASMWQFKTYDRLRLHLPKQFCQLPLMPFPKNLPSYPTKQQFLAYLKAYADHFDIKPVFSQTVVSAEFDHVCQLWRVKTRGVIKKEDTAEYVCQWLIVATGECAEEVVPQIEGMGEFEGQIVHTSKYKSGSMFCGKNVLVVGCGNSGMEVCLDLCNHNARPSLVVRDTVHILPQQMLGKSTFGLSMFLLKWFPIRFVDQFLLLMSHLMLGDTAQFGLRRPKLGPLELKNLYGKTPVLDVGTLTQIKNGKIKVCRGIKRLARNAVEFVDGKVENFDAMVLATGYKSNVPSWLKGSDMFSEKDGFPRKPFPNGWKGENGLYAVGFTKRGLLGASIDAKRIAEDIEHSWKAEAKHVLEFPRPLA, encoded by the exons ATGGACTACTTGAAGGAACTAGAAGGAAAAAGTGTCCATGATTGTTATCACCATCACCAGCAGCAGCAGATAAAGATGAGTAAAATGGCAAGCCCTATATTTGTTCCGGGACCAGTTATAGTAGGAGCTGGTCCCTCAGGGCTAGCTGCAGCAGCTTGCCTTAAACAGAAAGGCATCATTCCAAGCCTCATCCTTGAAAGAGCTCAATGCTTAGCTTCAATGTGGCAGTTCAAGACTTATGATCGCCTCAGGCTTCATCTCCCAAAGCAATTCTGCCAGCTCCCTCTCATGCCATTCCCCAAAAACTTGCCTTCTTATCCCACAAAACAGCAATTCTTGGCCTACCTTAAGGCCTATGCTGACCACTTTGACATAAAACCTGTCTTCAGCCAGACTGTGGTCAGTGCTGAATTTGATCATGTGTGTCAGCTTTGGAGGGTCAAGACTCGAGGAGTAATCAAGAAAGAGGACACAGCAGAATATGTTTGCCAATGGCTTATAGTTGCTACTGGAGAGTGTGCTGAGGAAGTAGTGCCTCAAATTGAAGGGATGGGAGAGTTTGAAGGGCAGATTGTACACACTAGCAAGTATAAGAGTGGAAGCATGTTTTGTGGGAAGAATGTTTTGGTGGTTGGTTGTGGGAATTCAGGCATGGAGGTTTGTTTGGATCTCTGCAACCATAATGCTCGTCCTTCCCTAGTGGTTAGAGACACG GTGCATATCTTGCCTCAACAGATGCTAGGGAAATCAACTTTTGGTTTATCCATGTTCTTGCTCAAGTGGTTCCCCATACGTTTTGTGGATCAATTTTTGCTTCTAATGTCACATCTCATGCTTGGAGACACAGCTCAATTTGGACTTCGTCGTCCAAAACTTGGTCCTCTAGAGCTCAAGAACTTGTACGGAAAGACACCAGTTTTGGATGTTGGGACACTCACTCAGAtcaaaaatggaaaaattaaG GTTTGCCGGGGAATTAAACGACTAGCACGCAATGCAGTGGAGTTTGTTGATGGAAAAGTAGAGAACTTTGATGCTATGGTTCTAGCAACTGGTTACAAAAGCAATGTACCCTCTTGGTTAAAG GGTAGTGACATGTTTAGTGAAAAAGATGGATTTCCCCGGAAGCCATTCCCAAATGGATGGAAAGGTGAAAATGGACTCTATGCGGTGGGTTTCACCAAACGTGGCCTTCTTGGTGCATCTATTGATGCAAAGAGGATTGCTGAAGATATTGAACATAGCTGGAAAGCTGAGGCCAAGCATGTTTTGGAGTTCCCTCGTCCACTTGCGTGA